Genomic DNA from Marnyiella aurantia:
GTGGAAGGTTTTGGTAAACAGGAAGTAACTTCCGCATACTGCCACGAGTCCAAAGAAAACAAACACGAACAGGTCGCCTAGACCCAGATAGCCATAAGGTTTCCTGCCGACTGTATATCCTACAGCTGCCAGAATACAGGTAATTCCGAGAGCTACAAAGATGTAGAATTCATTCATCAGATTCTCCCTGAAGAAGGCCAGATATAGAAGCACCACAGTTGCAGACAAGGAAAGTACGGCGAAAAGGATCACTGCATTCCGCATTTGCTGCGCGGTTATCCGGCCGGAAGCTACTGCCCGCTGCTCAGCTTCATCGGCACGAAGTGCATCAGTACCTTTTATGCCGTCGCCATAATCATTGGCAAAATTGGAAAGGACCTGATACAATAGGGTTACCAGCATTGCCAAAGCAAAAATCCGCCAGTCCCAGGTACCTCCCTGCTCCAGAATCCGCCATCTGGCGATGAATGAGCCTACAATAATCCCGCTCATCGAAAGTGGCAGTGTACGGAGCCTCGCGGCTTTTATCCAGTCAGTCATATACTATCTTTAATTCTAATTACTATTTTTCGGAATCACATCCAGCTTTTTTCAGAACTTTCTACCTTATACAGGCTGTGATTAACCAGTTTGCGAAGTTTACTGTAACCCGCACTGCGGAAAGTTACTTTTCCGCCCGCTGTAAAGAACGTTGCAGATCCCAGATCACTTTTGTTCTGCCAGAAATACTGCTTCAGCTTTATTGCCTGAATTTTCTCGGTTTCAATCGTTTTTTTCTGAATATCCCATATCCCGGACTGTACCGAAATAAAGTCCTCGTTGTAATACAGCCGGCTGTTCCGGAAAGCCATAATCAGCAATACTTCTGCGACCACGGCATAAATGGCCACAAGACCTATATAAGATTCGTCCAGTCGTCCCGTCATAAATAGCAGAGTTATCGGTATTACAACAAAACTCAGGTTTCCCCCTATAAGCTTACGGAAATCAGGCTTCAGTGAGTTGCTGAAATGTGGAATCCGGGTCCAGACAAAGTTGAGGATATCCTCCTTTTCCCTGCTGCTGCAGCCCGGAATGGTGTTATAACTGTCTTTATTATTTTCATCGCCCGATATCTGACTGATCCGAAGTTGCAGAACATTTACTTTTTTCTGCAGAAAGTTCTGTATTTCAGTGACCATCTGTACTTTACTTCTGCTGATAAGTGCATTTTTAGTACTCAGTAAGCCATATTCAAGTGATAGACGCTCTTCACCTTTGGTGATTCTCATGCCGAAATAAATGACCAGGTTCACCACAAGGTTTACAATGATACCCAGTATAAAAAAAACAGCAACCAGCATAAAAATTCCAAGCACCGGGACCTGATGAAGTAAAGCCGTCTTTACATGATCTGCTCCGTTGTTAACGATGTACTCTTCAATTGACTGCTCACGTATAAACTCCAAAGCGTTCTGACCAACATAGATGGCAATACCTACAAGGCCAAGGAAACTTTTAAGATAATTAGCGGTCAGTCCGTACTTGATCAGGGATGCCATTGATATGGTAATGCGTTCGGTCACCTTTTTATTAAAAACAGCTCCCGGCGCAGGTTCAGTGCTCAATAAAGTAGCTGTTTGGTGATCCATAAGGTATTCCTTCAGTTCACGCGCATTTTCAAGTGAAATAGCATTTACGGTAACCTCTTTTTTATCACTTCCCGGACTGTCCACCTCCAGCTTATAAATATTCAGCAGGCGGTGAATTAAAGGTTGATTGATATTAACTTCCTGAATCTTATTTTTTTCAATGCTGACTTTTTTCCGGTTGATAATGCCGCTGCTGATAACCAGCTCACCGCTCTTCTCATTGATGAAGTAAGAAAAATTTCTGTACTGAAGATAAGCCACCAGCGACATCACCAGAAAAACGGTAATTGTACCCGCTATATAAAAAACGAGGCTGCCCGGATTTTTATCACGGATGAAGAAAAGTACATATAAAGGCCATGCGGCCTTCAGGAATTTCCCGAAGTTGATGAGCGTAAGCAGAAGGATTCCGATCTTAGACTGCCGGCGGGGAATGCTAAACGGGATGTTCGTCATGCGGACTGCTGTTAAGGGTGGATCTATCGTGAGTATAATCCTGATTTACTGCAGATAAATTATCATTTGTTAAAGAATCACTTAAAGCCTTCTCACTGTCAATTTTAGTTAAAATAAGTTGGTTGAAGCTTTCGGCTATGCCTTTGGGAAGACCGTTAATGGAGAGGTCCGAACCACCCCCACCTGCGGTAAATACCGTCAGAGATTTCAGTCCCAGGGAACGTGAGAGCCAGCCTTCTTCCAGGGCAGTGTGCTGTATTCTGTTAAAGGGTATAATGATGATGCTTTTGCTGATGAGTCCGTACTGATAGATAACGTCCCGCTCGCGGAAGGCATATTTCCGCTGGCCAAATGCCAGGATCTGGTAGCCAAAGTTAAAGAGTACAAGTCCCAGAATTATGCTGAGGAACATCCAGATATAGTCAGCAAGGACTTCTTTCAGAAAAAAATATCCTGTTGCGGCAGCCCCCATGACTATCAGTGAGAAGATAATGCTGTTCACGATAATCACCTGCAGGTATTTTGGAGAAACAGGCGTCAGTTCCACCTCCTCAAACCTTGGCAGGTCATGATCCAGCACCTTATCATTTTTAAATTCGGACATTGTCAATATTTGATGCTGTTAAGAAATCCACTGGTTTTCACCAAAATCAGGCTTTCTTTTCTCCAGGAACGCGTTGCGGCCTTCCTTTGCTTCTTCTGTCATATAGGCAAGTCTTGTAGCTTCTCCGGCAAATACCTGCTGGCCCACCATACCGTCGTCGGTCAGGTTCATAGCAAACTTCAGCATACGGATGGACATCGGGGATTTGCCCAGGATTTCCTGAGCCCATTCGTAAGAAGTATCCTCCAGTTCCGCGTGTGGAATCACGGCGTTCACCATTCCCATCGCTTCAGCTTCGCGGGCACTGTAGTTCCTTCCCAGGAAAAAGATTTCACGTGCTTTTTTCTGCCCTACCATTTTAGCCAGATAAGCAGAGCCGTAACCACCGTCGAAACTTGTTACATCGGCATCGGTCTGTTTAAAAATCGCGTGTTCTTCACTTGCCAGAGTAAGGTCGCACACTACATGTAAGGAATGTCCGCCACCTACAGCCCAACCGTTTACCACAGCGATAACCACTTTAGGCATAAAACGGATCAGGCGCTGAACTTCCAGGATGTTAAGACGGTGACGCCCGTCATCGCCCACATACCCTTTCTCGCCACGTGCTTTTTGGTCGCCGCCACTGCAGAAGGCATGACCGCCATCCTTCGGACTCGGGCCTTCACCTGTAAGAAGAACTACACCAACGGAGGAATCCTCGGAAACATGATAGAATGCATCATAAAGTTCTGAAGTGGTTTTAGGTCGGAAAGCATTACGCACTTCCGGTCTGTTGATAGCAATCCTTGCTACACCTGCTCTTTTTTTATAAGTGATGTCATCGTATTCCTTTACGGTGGTCCAGTCTGTATTCATCGGTATAATTTGCGGTAAAGGTATGGATTTTGAGACGCTTTTCCAAAGCAATATGCCGCCGGAAGAACGGGCGGTTATTCTAAAATAGTTGCCCTCGCTCCTGAATCCCTTTCTGTCTTGGAGAAATGAAAAAAGCTGCCCGCACAGAGAGTTTGACAGCTTTTTTTAACAGACGGAAAATCAGTGCCCCAATGGGGAATAAGAGGCTTCGCTCTAATAAATGTTTCCATTAAGAATTCACAGAATTGCGGCGCCCGGAAGTTTCCGAATCGATTCTTGTAAGACGCGGACATTTGTAAAGATAAAATTCGGTTTTAAACATCCTTCTGCATCTCGCGATTTCAGCATTCTGAATAATTTTAATCTCCTCTTTGATTACGTTTTCACTGACTTTAAACATCTTCTTCAACTCATCATAGCATAGAAGGTTCACATTGTCTGTTGTACTGATGTTTTCCCTAAGGAATTTTCTTAAAGTGGTTTGCGACATATAATATTTGTTTTTGATTAAGAGTGTAATATAGTGAATTATTACCAATTACACAAATTATGTAAAGTGTTTTTTAGTATATGGTCCGAATGGCGCAGATTAAGTTTAGCCTGCGCTGGCCTTTTAATTGATGTTGTTTTCCCGATAAGATGCAAACTTCATGCTTATCTGTTGGTATAAATCTAAAATATTCAGATATGGAATGGATTCCAAATGACTGGCAAAGTATTTTTATGCCGGAAATGCCACTGTTTGAAACCTTTGCAAGGGCTGCAATTCTTTATTTTTTCATTCTTCTTGTTTTGCGTTTCCTCCCCAGACGGACTACCGGTGAACTGGGAGCCATGGACCTTGTCTTTATCTTACTTATCACTGAAAGTGCTTCTCACGCATTGGGCGATTTCACAACATTGGGTGACGGACTGGTGATGCTTACTGTTTTTATACTCATAAATTATATTGTAAATCAGCTCACTTACCGAACTGTTTTTTTTCGCAAGCTGTTTGAGCAGTCGCCACTTCCTGTGGTACAGAACGGAAAACTTCTTTACCGCAACATGCGGAAAGAATTACTGACGAAAGATGAGCTAATGGCGGGCTTGCGTGAAAACGGCATCGAAGATATTTCCCAGGTTAAGGAGGCATTTGTGGAGGGTGAAGGGCAACTGTCCTTCATTAAATTCAGTACGCAGGAAGATATTCATCACAAAAAGAAAAAACCGGGCAAATAATTAGTACATAAACTGTTACAATTACTGAATTGTCAGCAGATACTGGAAAAATATAAAAATATTTATGATATAAAAGTTTGGAAATTACGCTGATTTTATGTAAACTTTGTGTAAACCAATTAAATACTATGAGATGACTTCTACGAATTATATTGGATTTTTCCAGCGGCGCGATGTTCTGCTGAAGGCAGTAAACAGTTTCGGTGTCGCAGGTTTTAAACCTGAAGCACTGATTGCACAGGATTCAGAGGATTATCCTCTGATGCTTTCCGTAAAGCTAAATGATGAATATGACCTTCAGATGGCATCCAATATCTTTAAATTTTACGGCGTAACCCATGTGGACGAGATTAGCGGTAGGATAGATAATGCCGACGAGCTCAGACGTATTATTTCAATCCATTCCCGGCAGCAAATCTACTCGCCGAAAGGCAGCGGAGCGCATAAACATTTCCATGAAGGTATGAATGCCGAAATTCAGTCCTTCCATAATGAATGATCTTACAACCTGTGCTGCCGCGCAGGTTTTTTTATCGCCAATGCTTTAGCTGACGCTGGTTAGGTAAGAATTTTGTACTTTCGTCTGCTAAAGATGGGCAACGATGGTATATGACTTAGAACAGGAGAAACAGGAAATTCTGGCGCGGTACAAGGACCTCATTTCCAATACGTACCGTACTCTGGATGAGGAGCAGAACAAACTGATCCGGAAGGCTTTTGATATTGCACTGGACGCGCACAAGGACCAGCGGCGCAAGTCCGGTGAGCCTTACATTTATCATCCAATAGAAGTAGCAAAGATTGTTGCCAATGAAATTGGACTTGGCGCCACATCAATCGCATGTGCCCTGCTGCACGATGTTATTGAGGATTCTGAATACACGCATGAAGACCTGGAGAAACTTTTTGGGGAGAAGATAGCGAAAATCGTAAATGGACTTACGAAGATTTCGATAATGAATCACCAAAATATTTCCATTCAGTCCGAAAACTACAGGAAACTGCTTCTTACACTCTCTGAAGATTTCCGCGTAATCCTGATTAAAATTGCGGACCGGCTGCACAATATGCGTACACTGGAAAGCATGCGTCCGGACAAACAGAAGAAGATAGCATCGGAAACAGTTTATATTTATGCACCTC
This window encodes:
- a CDS encoding 1,4-dihydroxy-2-naphthoyl-CoA synthase, with protein sequence MNTDWTTVKEYDDITYKKRAGVARIAINRPEVRNAFRPKTTSELYDAFYHVSEDSSVGVVLLTGEGPSPKDGGHAFCSGGDQKARGEKGYVGDDGRHRLNILEVQRLIRFMPKVVIAVVNGWAVGGGHSLHVVCDLTLASEEHAIFKQTDADVTSFDGGYGSAYLAKMVGQKKAREIFFLGRNYSAREAEAMGMVNAVIPHAELEDTSYEWAQEILGKSPMSIRMLKFAMNLTDDGMVGQQVFAGEATRLAYMTEEAKEGRNAFLEKRKPDFGENQWIS
- the menA gene encoding 1,4-dihydroxy-2-naphthoate octaprenyltransferase, yielding MTDWIKAARLRTLPLSMSGIIVGSFIARWRILEQGGTWDWRIFALAMLVTLLYQVLSNFANDYGDGIKGTDALRADEAEQRAVASGRITAQQMRNAVILFAVLSLSATVVLLYLAFFRENLMNEFYIFVALGITCILAAVGYTVGRKPYGYLGLGDLFVFVFFGLVAVCGSYFLFTKTFHWDMLLPATAIGMLSAAVLNLNNMRDMESDALSGKKTLALRMGFRYAMVYEIILLQLPLLLVLVFMMMNELQNRGNYYAYIFFILMFPMMALRRRIMQVKDPKELDPFLKQIGILTLVMSILIAFGLNYF
- a CDS encoding PH domain-containing protein, translated to MTNIPFSIPRRQSKIGILLLTLINFGKFLKAAWPLYVLFFIRDKNPGSLVFYIAGTITVFLVMSLVAYLQYRNFSYFINEKSGELVISSGIINRKKVSIEKNKIQEVNINQPLIHRLLNIYKLEVDSPGSDKKEVTVNAISLENARELKEYLMDHQTATLLSTEPAPGAVFNKKVTERITISMASLIKYGLTANYLKSFLGLVGIAIYVGQNALEFIREQSIEEYIVNNGADHVKTALLHQVPVLGIFMLVAVFFILGIIVNLVVNLVIYFGMRITKGEERLSLEYGLLSTKNALISRSKVQMVTEIQNFLQKKVNVLQLRISQISGDENNKDSYNTIPGCSSREKEDILNFVWTRIPHFSNSLKPDFRKLIGGNLSFVVIPITLLFMTGRLDESYIGLVAIYAVVAEVLLIMAFRNSRLYYNEDFISVQSGIWDIQKKTIETEKIQAIKLKQYFWQNKSDLGSATFFTAGGKVTFRSAGYSKLRKLVNHSLYKVESSEKSWM
- a CDS encoding DUF421 domain-containing protein, whose protein sequence is MEWIPNDWQSIFMPEMPLFETFARAAILYFFILLVLRFLPRRTTGELGAMDLVFILLITESASHALGDFTTLGDGLVMLTVFILINYIVNQLTYRTVFFRKLFEQSPLPVVQNGKLLYRNMRKELLTKDELMAGLRENGIEDISQVKEAFVEGEGQLSFIKFSTQEDIHHKKKKPGK
- a CDS encoding PH domain-containing protein produces the protein MSEFKNDKVLDHDLPRFEEVELTPVSPKYLQVIIVNSIIFSLIVMGAAATGYFFLKEVLADYIWMFLSIILGLVLFNFGYQILAFGQRKYAFRERDVIYQYGLISKSIIIIPFNRIQHTALEEGWLSRSLGLKSLTVFTAGGGGSDLSINGLPKGIAESFNQLILTKIDSEKALSDSLTNDNLSAVNQDYTHDRSTLNSSPHDEHPV